A genomic window from Terriglobia bacterium includes:
- a CDS encoding ABC transporter permease: MERLREFLRRMSVLLHLERFDRELEEEMRFHVELQAAENREDGMDAEDARQAAVRRFGNAALLKETSRQVWRWSWIEALGRDVSFALRLMHRGPLFAVVTVLTLALGLGANMAIFTMVYHVVLRPVRYRDPDRLMDIHLIMTEQRRGTIPMSWSYPKLEELRQWTQSFESVAAWQSRDMTLGGIERPERLTGAIVSARYFRIIGADAARGRLFSDDEDTLKWQRPVMLISDGLWHRDFGGDPGAVGRTVRLDETPFTIVGVLPAGFLGESGVTDVWVPMAAYLMRYPQAPTARNAHNLNAIGRLKAGVSPQQANEEVRRLVARMEREHPSVMDDTTWSGGARTMTDALVDPLVRNALWILQAATAALLLIACLNLAGLLLGRSVARRREIAIRLALGVSRRALMRQLLVEPVMLAVLGGAAGLLFARWGASWLGRTLPATESSVWFTTMRAIRPETLGFELPLIVLFTLVSLITGLLFGFLPAWRAVHWDVNDVLKSGGATTGNPPHLRMRNVLVIAQTVITLVMLTGAGLMTRNLAARLATDVGAETRGIVTIRVATPRRYRQAESLAFYEELRRRAAALPRAEAAAISNSIPLNDSGFSVTGIRIPGVRGDFEAGIHSVSPEFFTLFRIPLLKGRSFTDQDRAGSPLVVLLNETAARQFFPIDNPIGRHIAYPQMILHQAEIIGVVGDVKYDVPEKPVMADVYLSMMQSAEGGMLAVRTTGDPLALVPALRAHVRALDPELPIYDAMTMGERLASATWRARLGTVLLSAMSALALLLAAIGIYGVFTYRVAARTRDIGLRLALGAGRRDILRMILREGVFLCAISLALGLPAALALSRLLTRQLYGVTPYDPLTFLFVAVLLAVLALTATYLPARRATRIDPMEILRHE; this comes from the coding sequence ATGGAAAGGCTGCGCGAATTCTTGCGGAGGATGTCGGTCCTGTTGCACCTGGAGAGGTTTGATCGCGAGCTCGAGGAGGAAATGCGCTTCCACGTCGAGCTGCAGGCCGCGGAAAATCGCGAGGACGGCATGGATGCTGAAGACGCCCGACAGGCCGCCGTGCGCCGGTTCGGAAATGCTGCGCTTCTGAAGGAAACCAGCCGGCAGGTGTGGCGCTGGTCCTGGATCGAAGCGCTGGGACGTGATGTGTCTTTTGCGCTGCGGCTCATGCACCGCGGCCCGCTGTTTGCAGTCGTAACGGTCCTGACTCTGGCCTTGGGACTCGGCGCAAATATGGCCATCTTCACGATGGTTTACCACGTGGTTTTGCGCCCTGTCCGCTACCGCGACCCCGACCGTCTGATGGACATTCACCTGATCATGACTGAACAGCGGCGCGGCACAATCCCGATGTCTTGGTCTTATCCGAAGCTCGAAGAACTGCGCCAGTGGACTCAGAGCTTCGAATCCGTAGCCGCCTGGCAGTCGCGGGACATGACCCTCGGCGGGATCGAGCGTCCGGAACGGTTGACGGGAGCCATTGTCTCGGCGCGCTACTTCCGGATCATTGGCGCGGATGCTGCCCGTGGACGGCTTTTTTCGGACGACGAGGACACCCTCAAATGGCAGCGCCCCGTAATGCTCATATCCGACGGACTCTGGCACCGCGACTTCGGCGGGGACCCAGGAGCGGTGGGGCGCACCGTGCGTCTGGACGAAACGCCCTTTACGATCGTGGGTGTGCTGCCGGCGGGATTCCTCGGCGAGAGCGGCGTCACGGATGTCTGGGTGCCTATGGCAGCTTATCTGATGCGTTATCCGCAGGCGCCCACTGCACGCAATGCTCACAACCTGAACGCAATCGGTCGTCTCAAGGCGGGTGTAAGCCCGCAACAGGCAAATGAAGAGGTGCGTCGGCTCGTGGCCCGGATGGAACGTGAGCACCCGAGCGTCATGGACGACACCACATGGTCTGGTGGGGCGCGGACTATGACGGACGCGCTGGTCGATCCGCTGGTCCGGAACGCACTCTGGATTCTGCAGGCTGCGACCGCGGCGCTTCTGTTGATCGCGTGCCTGAATCTTGCCGGCCTGCTGCTGGGCCGCAGCGTGGCGCGCCGCCGCGAGATCGCGATCCGGCTGGCGCTGGGAGTGAGCCGGCGCGCTTTGATGAGGCAGTTGCTGGTGGAACCGGTCATGCTCGCGGTCCTGGGAGGCGCGGCCGGCCTGCTGTTTGCGCGCTGGGGAGCGTCATGGCTCGGGCGTACGCTGCCGGCAACGGAGTCTTCCGTCTGGTTCACTACCATGCGCGCGATTCGTCCGGAGACCCTCGGCTTCGAACTGCCGCTGATAGTGCTGTTCACGCTTGTTTCGCTGATCACAGGACTTCTGTTTGGATTCCTGCCTGCGTGGCGCGCCGTGCATTGGGACGTGAATGATGTACTCAAGAGCGGAGGCGCGACCACGGGGAACCCGCCTCACCTGCGGATGCGAAACGTGCTTGTGATCGCCCAAACCGTGATCACGCTTGTCATGCTGACCGGCGCGGGCCTGATGACCCGGAATCTGGCGGCGCGGCTGGCGACGGACGTGGGCGCCGAGACCCGCGGCATCGTTACGATCCGGGTCGCGACCCCGCGACGCTATCGGCAGGCAGAGAGTCTCGCCTTTTATGAGGAGCTAAGGCGGCGCGCTGCCGCGCTTCCCAGGGCTGAGGCCGCGGCAATATCGAACAGCATTCCTCTAAACGATAGCGGCTTCTCAGTGACTGGTATTAGGATCCCGGGTGTGCGTGGTGACTTTGAAGCTGGGATCCATTCGGTTTCACCCGAATTCTTTACGCTCTTTCGCATTCCGCTCCTGAAGGGAAGGTCGTTTACCGACCAGGATCGCGCCGGCAGCCCTCTGGTTGTGCTCCTCAATGAGACGGCTGCCCGACAGTTCTTTCCGATCGATAATCCCATCGGCCGGCATATCGCCTACCCGCAAATGATCCTGCACCAGGCGGAGATCATCGGGGTGGTCGGCGACGTCAAGTATGATGTTCCGGAAAAACCGGTGATGGCAGATGTCTATCTCTCGATGATGCAGAGCGCCGAGGGCGGGATGCTGGCGGTGAGAACCACCGGCGACCCGCTTGCGCTTGTGCCCGCGCTGCGCGCGCACGTGCGCGCTTTGGATCCCGAACTGCCCATCTACGATGCCATGACGATGGGCGAGCGCCTGGCTTCCGCGACCTGGCGTGCGCGCCTGGGCACCGTGCTTCTGAGCGCGATGTCGGCTCTGGCGCTTCTGCTCGCGGCGATCGGGATCTACGGTGTGTTTACCTACCGCGTCGCCGCCCGCACCCGCGACATCGGCCTCCGGTTGGCGCTTGGCGCCGGCCGCCGGGATATTCTGCGCATGATTCTGCGTGAAGGCGTTTTCTTGTGCGCCATCTCATTGGCCTTGGGATTGCCGGCTGCCCTGGCCCTCTCGCGCCTTCTAACGCGCCAGCTCTACGGCGTGACGCCTTACGATCCGCTCACATTTCTTTTTGTGGCCGTGCTCCTTGCCGTTCTCGCTTTGACGGCAACCTACCTTCCTGCGCGCCGCGCCACGAGAATCGATCCCATGGAGATTCTGCGGCATGAGTGA
- a CDS encoding DinB family protein has product MKNVDLHAPEDRDGTISRYREGPTLLERAVRGLGDADLDAMPSEGGWTIRQSVHHVVDGDDIWKMCIKMAIGNEQSEFSLGWYSAQPQEIWGDRWAYSQRSVDASLSLFKAIRNHILQLLGNVPDAWNRSVAVRTRDGEIERVPVGFVIKMQADHVFHHIDRIHGILRDRRGA; this is encoded by the coding sequence ATGAAGAACGTCGACTTGCACGCACCAGAAGACCGTGACGGCACGATATCCCGATATCGAGAAGGGCCGACATTACTCGAACGTGCTGTGAGGGGTTTGGGGGACGCCGATTTGGATGCGATGCCATCGGAAGGCGGCTGGACGATTCGACAGTCCGTTCATCATGTTGTCGATGGGGATGACATTTGGAAGATGTGCATCAAAATGGCGATCGGCAATGAACAGAGTGAGTTTTCATTGGGATGGTACTCGGCGCAACCACAGGAAATATGGGGAGATCGTTGGGCGTACAGCCAGCGATCAGTTGATGCTTCGTTGTCTTTGTTCAAGGCCATCAGGAACCATATCCTGCAACTGCTGGGAAACGTGCCAGACGCGTGGAATCGTTCTGTGGCTGTACGTACGCGAGACGGGGAGATCGAGCGAGTTCCAGTGGGGTTTGTGATCAAGATGCAGGCGGACCATGTGTTCCATCATATCGACCGAATCCATGGGATCTTACGGGATCGGCGTGGCGCCTAA
- a CDS encoding BrnT family toxin: MPKTKFEWNPKKDRENQKKHGISFASAQFAFTDPHRVIAEDLSHSSSEKRYYCFGWVRGGILTVRFTHRGDIIRIFGAGYWRKGKVIYERENQVHE, translated from the coding sequence GTGCCAAAGACCAAGTTCGAGTGGAATCCGAAGAAGGATCGGGAGAATCAGAAAAAGCATGGCATCTCTTTTGCCAGTGCCCAGTTTGCCTTTACCGATCCGCACCGTGTAATCGCAGAAGATCTGTCCCATAGTTCAAGTGAGAAACGATACTACTGCTTTGGCTGGGTTCGAGGCGGGATTCTGACGGTCCGGTTTACGCATCGTGGCGACATAATCCGGATTTTCGGAGCCGGGTATTGGCGGAAGGGGAAGGTGATCTATGAACGAGAAAATCAGGTACACGAATGA
- a CDS encoding CopG family transcriptional regulator — protein sequence MNEKIRYTNEPLGDLKVIPDFLPRPEDLVMRDEGIKVTISLSKRSVDFFKSEARKYNTQYQRMIRRLLDAYAERYSRPLTKRSSGSAKSADR from the coding sequence ATGAACGAGAAAATCAGGTACACGAATGAACCTTTGGGAGATTTGAAAGTGATTCCTGACTTCCTTCCTCGCCCTGAGGATTTGGTCATGCGGGATGAAGGAATCAAGGTTACAATCTCCTTAAGCAAACGAAGCGTCGATTTCTTTAAGAGTGAGGCGAGGAAATACAACACGCAATACCAAAGGATGATTCGTCGACTTCTCGATGCTTATGCGGAACGTTACTCGCGACCTCTAACCAAACGCTCCAGCGGATCCGCAAAAAGTGCGGACCGCTGA
- a CDS encoding CPBP family intramembrane metalloprotease, producing the protein MNSKLIVDSATTAVIQFIILAGLPFLGYFIYQRRQYYRSFSDTLKRAGLQRCPGRYLAYSIAFAVVGVIIGVSWPPPPEPLTRRGSMYREFAGLGLTMRAIVAAILYGAVQTGLTEEILFRGLIAGRLSRRLPIAWANFWQAVIFFLPHCLILLVAPEMWGPLPLVFAVMLFWLGADQVRFDHWTVADACVRERGDGLERCHSHRGLIMQVAQQGAAATRGR; encoded by the coding sequence ATGAACTCCAAATTAATCGTCGATTCCGCGACAACGGCGGTGATCCAGTTCATAATACTGGCTGGTCTGCCATTCCTCGGATATTTCATTTACCAGAGGCGGCAATACTATCGTTCGTTCTCCGACACTCTGAAAAGAGCCGGCCTGCAACGTTGCCCCGGCCGATATCTAGCCTATAGCATTGCGTTCGCAGTGGTGGGAGTCATCATTGGCGTGAGCTGGCCACCGCCGCCGGAGCCATTGACGCGTCGAGGGTCAATGTATCGCGAGTTTGCGGGACTCGGCCTCACCATGCGCGCCATCGTGGCGGCGATCCTATACGGAGCCGTGCAGACGGGCTTGACCGAGGAAATCCTGTTTCGCGGGTTGATCGCCGGGCGCCTCTCGCGGCGGCTTCCGATCGCATGGGCGAACTTTTGGCAGGCGGTTATCTTTTTTCTCCCACACTGCTTGATACTGCTTGTAGCGCCGGAAATGTGGGGGCCGCTGCCCCTCGTGTTCGCCGTTATGCTTTTTTGGCTGGGTGCGGATCAAGTCCGGTTCGATCATTGGACCGTGGCTGATGCATGCGTCCGGGAACGTGGCGATGGCCTTGAGCGTTGCCATTCGCACCGCGGCTTGATCATGCAGGTGGCCCAACAAGGCGCTGCTGCAACAAGAGGTAGGTGA
- a CDS encoding WD40 repeat domain-containing protein produces MIHAEGVTALAFTHDGAELAIAAKDANANSPIGEPSRSVEIQIVDVRTGAVKKKVPDVRVTNVMEMAFTSAGTLFAVVTNTDPVLAGRYYLPQLDGLFLWDVVAGKLTPLLTGDQAPTVMYRLAEFTPDGEAFVLSLGNGRKDEIWMYSTAAPSVAHKIAGLADYWGSPFSIAALAFSDDGRMLAYCASQFGRAGRGIGADVIGIYDLAKRKDVRRIQNFPANGMSLVFLANGRLAAIPSIPSQARMQLSDFPSAMPAQGMQALRAVTIWNPANGKVEQRMDLPSDTTVNLLLPKQNALASMAGGTWSFRDLQSAEVKASIAAAGPQCLPAGAALLNQEMQKARQSFSIHRILAVSFFPGEPGVLMGVNDDGVAYFWNMATGNELRRDRFASFEDCIAISENGRTVAVAGGDGNSVFALEDNGSLRRIPSTGLDRRAGALAASPGGEMLAFGETDGTIVIWDVTKRAVVRQWKGHGGAVRSLAFSRDGTMLASSANDMTVNLWSVGTGASVQSLEARKKKVNAVTFAAGPNALLASGGDDSKITLWDVKNRKSVRTLDGHQGPVRSISFSPDGSILISGADDGLIVWDVKTGKRIKVLLGNSAEWPGGRGATIGKPAVPGGNYITIMSIRFSTDGKLVACGGTNNTAMVWDTKTWGKRVFKPTLPAGPGRRMKPEVSLPAGRHRAFGGDLPSAQLLCYTFYVQGRIS; encoded by the coding sequence TTGATTCACGCAGAGGGGGTCACCGCACTCGCCTTCACCCACGACGGTGCCGAACTGGCAATCGCTGCGAAAGATGCCAATGCCAATTCACCGATCGGCGAGCCCTCTCGGTCTGTTGAGATTCAGATCGTTGATGTGCGCACTGGCGCCGTAAAGAAAAAAGTCCCAGACGTCAGAGTCACAAACGTCATGGAAATGGCGTTCACGTCCGCGGGAACGTTGTTTGCAGTGGTAACAAACACTGACCCCGTTCTGGCCGGGCGGTACTATCTTCCCCAACTCGACGGATTGTTTCTCTGGGATGTGGTTGCCGGCAAACTGACTCCCCTGTTGACCGGAGACCAGGCGCCAACGGTCATGTATCGCCTCGCCGAGTTCACTCCCGACGGCGAAGCTTTCGTCTTGTCGCTTGGCAATGGACGCAAGGATGAGATCTGGATGTATTCTACCGCCGCCCCTTCCGTCGCTCACAAGATTGCAGGTTTGGCAGACTATTGGGGCTCTCCCTTCAGCATCGCAGCTCTGGCATTTTCCGACGACGGAAGGATGTTAGCATATTGCGCCAGTCAATTTGGTCGTGCTGGTCGCGGGATCGGTGCCGATGTAATTGGGATTTACGACCTTGCCAAGAGGAAGGATGTGCGAAGAATCCAAAACTTCCCAGCTAACGGGATGTCCCTCGTGTTTCTGGCCAATGGAAGGCTTGCGGCGATTCCCTCGATTCCATCGCAGGCACGGATGCAGTTGAGCGACTTTCCGTCCGCTATGCCAGCGCAGGGAATGCAGGCCCTCCGCGCTGTTACGATCTGGAACCCGGCGAACGGGAAAGTCGAGCAGAGAATGGATCTCCCGAGCGACACTACCGTAAACCTGCTCCTCCCGAAACAAAATGCTCTGGCCTCAATGGCCGGCGGCACGTGGTCATTTCGGGACCTGCAGTCTGCCGAAGTCAAGGCCAGCATCGCGGCTGCGGGTCCCCAGTGCCTTCCGGCCGGCGCTGCACTGCTGAACCAGGAAATGCAAAAGGCTCGGCAGTCGTTCAGCATACATAGAATCCTGGCCGTGTCATTCTTCCCCGGCGAGCCCGGCGTGCTTATGGGCGTCAACGATGACGGCGTAGCCTATTTCTGGAACATGGCAACGGGAAATGAGCTGCGAAGGGACCGGTTTGCGTCTTTCGAAGACTGTATAGCCATATCGGAGAACGGCCGGACTGTCGCCGTGGCCGGAGGGGATGGGAATTCGGTTTTTGCTTTGGAGGATAACGGCAGCCTGAGAAGGATTCCATCGACGGGCCTCGATCGTCGGGCAGGCGCCCTCGCGGCGTCACCGGGCGGAGAAATGCTGGCGTTCGGCGAAACGGATGGGACGATCGTCATCTGGGATGTGACAAAACGTGCGGTAGTCCGGCAATGGAAGGGCCACGGCGGGGCGGTGCGCTCACTGGCGTTTTCCCGCGATGGCACGATGTTGGCAAGCAGCGCAAATGACATGACGGTGAATTTATGGAGCGTGGGTACAGGCGCCTCGGTGCAATCCTTGGAGGCGCGCAAGAAGAAGGTAAATGCAGTGACCTTCGCGGCGGGCCCGAATGCGCTCCTTGCGAGTGGCGGGGATGACTCGAAAATCACTTTATGGGATGTGAAAAACCGAAAGAGCGTAAGAACGCTTGACGGGCATCAGGGTCCGGTACGCAGCATCTCCTTCTCGCCCGACGGCTCGATTCTCATCAGCGGGGCTGATGACGGCTTGATCGTGTGGGATGTCAAGACGGGCAAAAGGATCAAGGTCCTGTTGGGAAACTCGGCGGAATGGCCCGGAGGCCGCGGCGCAACGATAGGGAAGCCGGCGGTCCCCGGAGGCAATTACATCACCATCATGTCCATCCGTTTTTCGACCGACGGCAAACTTGTTGCCTGCGGAGGGACCAACAACACGGCTATGGTCTGGGACACCAAAACCTGGGGAAAAAGGGTGTTCAAGCCAACGCTTCCAGCAGGCCCCGGCCGCCGGATGAAGCCTGAAGTTTCCTTGCCCGCCGGGCGCCATAGGGCATTCGGCGGCGACCTGCCGAGTGCACAATTATTGTGCTATACTTTTTATGTGCAAGGGAGGATCTCATGA